Proteins encoded within one genomic window of Episyrphus balteatus chromosome 1, idEpiBalt1.1, whole genome shotgun sequence:
- the LOC129906960 gene encoding V-type proton ATPase catalytic subunit A: protein MSNLKCFEDEDSESVYGRVFAVSGPVVTAEAMSGSAMYELVRVGYFELVGEIIRLEGDMATIQVYEETSGVTVGDPVLRTGKPLSVELGPGIMGSIFDGIQRPLKDINELTSSIYIPKGVNVPALSRTVAWEFNPLNVKVGSHITGGDLYGLVHENTLVKHKMIVGPRAKGTVRYIAPVGNYHVDDIILETEFDGEVTKHSMLQVWPVRQPRPVTEKLPANHPLLTGQRVLDSLFPCVQGGTTAIPGAFGCGKTVISQALSKYSNSDVIIYVGCGERGNEMAEVLGDFPELSVEIDGVTESIMKRTALVANTSNMPVAAREASIYTGITLSEYFRDMGYNVSMMADSTSRWAEALREISGRLAEMPADSGYPAYLGARLASFYERAGRVKCLGNPEREGSVSIVGAVSPPGGDFSDPVTSATLGIVQVFWGLDKKLAQRKHFPSINWLISYSKYMRALDDFYDKNFQEFVPLRTKVKEILQEEEDLSEIVQLVGKASLAETDKITLEVAKLLKDDFLQQNSYSSYDRFCPFYKTVGMLRNIIAFYDMARHSVESTAQSENKITWNVIREAMGNIMYQLSSMKFKDPVKDGEAKIKADFDQLYEDLQQAFRNLED from the exons atgtcGAACTTGAAGTGCTTTGAAGATGAAGACTCCGAGTCTGTATACGGACGTGTCTTTGCCGTTTCTGGTCCCG TCGTAACAGCTGAAGCCATGTCTGGATCAGCTATGTACGAGTTGGTGCGTGTCGGTTACTTCGAACTTGTGGGAGAAATTATTCGTCTTGAAGGTGACATGGCCACCATTCAAGTATACGAGGAAACATCCGGTGTCACTGTTGGTGATCCCGTCTTAAGAACTGGTAAACCACTTTCCGTAGAATTGGGACCTGGTATTATGGGAAGCATTTTCGACGGTATCCAACGTCCATTGAAAGACATCAACGAGCTCACCAGCTCCATCTACATTCCAAAGGGTGTTAACGTTCCTGCTCTGTCACGTACAGTTGCATGGGAATTCAACCCTCTCAACGTCAAAGTTGGCTCACACATTACCGGAGGAGACTTGTACGGTTTGGTGCACGAGAACACCCTCGTCAAGCACAAAATGATTGTTGGACCTCGTGCCAAGGGTACAGTTCGTTACATTGCCCCAGTTGGCAACTATCACGTCGATGATATTATCTTGGAGACCGAATTCGATGGTGAAGTCACCAAGCACAGTATGTTGCAAGTCTGGCCTGTACGTCAACCACGTCCAGTCACAGAGAAATTACCCGCCAATCACCCCTTGTTGACTGGTCAACGTGTATTGGATTCATTGTTCCCTTGCGTCCAAGGAGGTACCACTGCCATTCCCGGAGCTTTCGGTTGTGGCAAGACTGTCATCTCCCAGGCTTTATCCAAGTACTCCAACTCTGACGTCATCATCTACGTCGGTTGCGGTGAACGTGGTAACGAGATGGCTGAAGTACTCGGTGACTTCCCCGAGTTGTCAGTTGAAATCGATGGTGTCACTGAATCCATCATGAAGCGTACCGCTCTTGTTGCCAACACATCCAACATGCCTGTAGCTGCTCGTGAAGCCTCCATCTACACTGGTATCACTTTGTCCGAATACTTCCGTGACATGGGTTACAACGTATCCATGATGGCTGATTCCACTTCCCGTTGGGCTGAGGCTCTTCGTGAAATCTCTGGTCGTCTCGCTGAAATGCCTGCCGATTCCGGTTACCCAGCCTACTTGGGTGCCCGTTTGGCCTCCTTCTACGAACGTGCCGGTCGCGTTAAGTGTTTGGGTAACCCAGAACGTGAAGGTTCTGTGTCCATTGTCGGTGCTGTATCACCTCCTGGTGGTGATTTCTCCGATCCCGTCACATCAGCTACTCTTGGTATTGTCCAAGTGTTCTGGGGTTTGGACAAGAAATTGGCCCAACGTAAACATTTCCCCTCCATCAACTGGCTCATTTCGTACAGTAAATATATGCGTGCCTTAGATGACTTCTACGACAAGAACTTCCAGGAATTCGTTCCACTCAGAACCAAGGTTAAGGAAATTTtgcaagaagaagaagatcttTCCGAAATTGTGCAACTTGTTGGTAAGGCTTCGTTGGCTGAAACCGATAAGATCACTCTCGAAGTTGCCAAGCTGTTGAAGGATGATTTCCTCCAGCAGAACTCGTATTCGTCGTACGATCGTTTCTGTCCCTTCTACAAGACCGTCGGTATGTTGAGGAATATCATTGCCTTCTACGATATGGCCCGTCACTCGGTTGAATCGACAGCACAGTCAGAGAACAAGATCACGTGGAACGTGATTAGGGAAGCCATGGGTAACATTATGTACCAACTTTCTTCAATGAAATTCAag gaCCCCGTTAAGGATGGTGAAGCTAAAATCAAGGCCGATTTCGATCAACTGTACGAAGACCTGCAACAAGCTTTCAGGAACTTGGaagattaa